One Natrinema longum genomic window carries:
- a CDS encoding TIGR00725 family protein: MRVSVIGGGRITDEQRARAEAVGRELARRGHVVVCGGRGGTMEAVCRGAKREGGTTIGILPGERRDAANEFVDIAIATGLGHARNALVPLNGDAVIALSGGVGTLSELGFAGIYDRPIVGLETHDVSDLETDFESVDTPEAAVDAVETALE; this comes from the coding sequence ATGCGCGTCAGCGTCATCGGCGGCGGACGGATCACGGACGAACAGCGAGCCCGCGCGGAAGCGGTCGGGCGCGAGCTCGCGCGCCGCGGTCACGTCGTCGTCTGTGGCGGCCGCGGGGGAACGATGGAAGCGGTCTGTCGCGGCGCGAAACGCGAGGGTGGAACCACGATCGGGATCCTCCCTGGCGAGCGTCGGGACGCGGCGAACGAGTTCGTCGATATCGCCATCGCGACCGGGCTCGGCCACGCCCGGAACGCGCTCGTCCCGCTGAACGGCGACGCGGTGATCGCGCTTTCCGGCGGCGTCGGAACGCTCTCGGAACTCGGCTTCGCCGGTATCTACGATCGGCCCATCGTCGGCCTCGAGACGCACGACGTCTCTGATCTCGAAACGGATTTCGAGAGCGTCGACACGCCGGAAGCGGCCGTCGATGCCGTCGAAACCGCACTCGAGTAG